The Diabrotica undecimpunctata isolate CICGRU unplaced genomic scaffold, icDiaUnde3 ctg00002153.1, whole genome shotgun sequence sequence ACAGCTGAAATGCGGAGTTCACCAGCAGACGCAGTAGCAGCACTAAACAAAATAGTGGTTGCCCGCTTAGTTCCACAACAGAACAAATTTACACCATTTGCGTTTCGTTTCTCAATCTAAATGCCTCAcaccaaaacaaaatttaacgTGGTTATTTCAGCAcggtttttaaattttaacaggAACTGTTTGAATAATTTGAATTTGCACATGgatattttgattaaaattttattttaaaaatataatgtctAAAGATGCTCACCAGTTTTTTTTTTGACTATTTGGATACTTTTTATTCAGTTATTAACactaataaaacaattaatttaaatattcctTTATTAAATTCTATCAAATCATCCTATAAATGTCAACATTATGTtcctacgcgctatctcagagttaaatTGTAGGCTAAAATATATTCAAACGAAATGCTAGAATATTTAGTTCCCGTCGAAGATCAAGAACGCCCTACTGTATTGGAGGATATAGCATCCTTAGGGTAAGTTAATATTATGTTACATCAATTTAATTTCTAAACTTAACACTTAATCCTTAAGCTGTTaggtaattaaaaatataattaaatatgtaaaatatcaaaatattttataatcgTTCTACAAACGCTGTcaaaacaaaacttacaattgcCAGTAGGGGAATCCATCAGCGACCATCGCCCTATGGCTGTCTTTGTTCGATGTATAGTGTTGTGTATGGACAGGCGCTTTAAGTTCATTGATTTAGTGTCTTTGAGTAGGAAAGAgacgtaacataaaaaataattcgtgaataatgcCATACTTGTGCAAGATCCAGCGGAGTGACTGTATGGACTACCTAAATTCTGATGTCACCTAAATTCTGATGTCTGTTTTTATCGagtttatttcaaaattaatcaataaatcattgaatttctttacgaagttaaaaaattatttatattaatgttttattcttttttgggtgctagtgattttatcctgcaaaagactaaatatattcgttttctcttagtttaaatagttaatagtagttttgttgtcattactgaaAAATACGGTAATATTGGATATCTTCAACACATGTTCACTAGCTATTATATGCctatatctaaaaaataatatttcaacaCTCAAAAACAtcattcaaaaaacatttttttaaacactcacTATGGCAATTTTATAGAGAGGTTTCCacagaatgttatattacaactaaAAGTCATTATTCACAACTTAAtctacgagaaaacgaatatctttagttTTTTACAGGATAAAATTACTGGcaatgaaaaaagaataaaacattaatagaaacatttttgaacttggtaaataaattcaatgatttattgatttattttgaaataccaCTGATAAAAACAGCAACAAAATTCCTTGAAAttcagtaaaaaaaaattaaagttttaatcaaacaataacataaccttaaaacatgaacaatgttcataaccaaaagtccttatttactaTTCAACCAATTAAAAAACCGATGTTTCCaccttcttatgggacaaatacacacgaATATGAAATATTTGGAAAGGTTTTCTaagccccgcccattgtgacgtcagacacATTATTTGCTACTAAGGCCTGTTTTGTTTCCTAGTTTTATTGTCTCATCTATTGTTTTTCATGCAATTTTACTGCATTATTTACCTTTTCCTTACTTTCTAATGTCTCTAGCctatatttcttctttattttacaGTCATTTAAACGACATAGAACTTCGACCAAATTTAAAGAGGCGTCATTCCGAGGAAACCGAAGGACCAGCAAATAAAATCGCCAAAGAAGTCCACGAAGACGAAGATGCTTGGCTCAAAAGAATGTTGGATATAACACGGGGACTAACGGGAAGAAAAAACTGTGAAGTGACTTCATCTAAATCTTTACCGATTGAAAATAATTCTTCAACAGATGATATAAATGAACTTAAAGCAAAACTTCTGGTTGCAGAAGACGAGCTGAGGAAGAAAAATTATGAGCTTGAACGCAAAAATTTAGAGATTTCATATTTGAAAGAGCTTCACGCGAAGGAATTAGAAATAGAAAATGTTAAACGTGCACTGGATGCTCGAAACGTGGAAAATAAAAACTAGCTTTAGATATAACTTAAGTATTTTTTTACCGTGTTGTACACTAGCTTATTACcatattttttagatgtttcgTCTAAAGAAATCCAGGAAGATTTGTCCTAACATAACAGAATAAGAATTGCGATGAAACATTTTATTTCGGCACGTTTTACCAAAGATCATATCACAATACATTTTGTATATACACtcaaatgcaaaaaaagaaacgcaaactttgaaacatcctgtagaATAATTCCGTTGgcggattttcgtaaaacctgttgtttttcggttgcaactatgttttctaattattatgttttttgtttcatgtgaaaatatggattggttcatttttaaGAGCGAAATGACTTTTCCATCCACAATTTACggcttttcctattattaccttTCCTATTATTTCgtattatcttttgtattaatttgtaatacgacgatgggggctttggtgactgatatcgcaggaatgtcatatcgacatcccagaagcactgtatttaaataatgattaaaagcaatgACATGATCGtgattttaatgaacaatgatagcaataacaaaacataaaaaaacaacttaaatgtaacttagcctaagtacgcaaataacaaagagaaactcctaaaaaataacttaatacagtagactccctctataacgagaactgaaatgacagactaattacctcgttatatcagacaataataatactgtgcatattttacgagcaatgtccgaaattggacaatcctagcattgtacagaaaatcttgcccacttctagcattgcacccctttactgtacaatctccgaaatatatataatcgtcggactttgtataaaagaattgctgtacaatgttcgaatttcaataagtagccatgaGTCAAAGTTtaagataatatatcagatatcgattcatatcgatttttacaattattacccatttgttattaacgacaaacatcaattgaggttataaatccataattaaccaGCGTTTTTGACTTTTGGATTCGTAGAATTAAATTATCTTACATATCTCTTAAAAATCTAagatgttttacaaacatcttccctatattatagtgatgtatctatctcttgaagctttgaaatgtttcacgAACAATAtcccacgcgctatctcagagtttcttcgattcgatttttcaatttttgatttggtgtgtcgcttgtcaataataatcgattcgaaccgaTGAACGTGtcgacaattattttgattatttcggccattgtacagtttgggggtacaatgctagaagtggacaataatttgtgtacaatgttaggattgttcaatttcgggctttgctcgtaacacatacatatgaatctgtagttttctaaaccatcaacttcctatagtgaagtcatttggagcaatataagatgctaataaatattgtttgaatggcgtttttgaaaaaaagttatttacttttattgtcaatgaaatatattaaaacttaaaagagttgtttacttttattatcaatgatatacgttaaaacaaaaaatctgtacttatatttttttccaactacataatgtataaagcgtattttcaaggataacataaactattgcttctgcaattttaagaactctgtcatttttaactgctttaaatggtccagtatcattctatcatattttctaaagatgtgaaacagttgtatttattcattgtaaagaagtttattgcgggctgcagttaagtttattgaggggttgtttgaaaaggtatttatttataaccacgaccggaccaaaaacgtaaaaaacacgtttttggatcttgttttctctcgttataaccaaatttgcctcgctatagacggttatagttcagtagaaatttcacgggatatctaatgtatctcgttataagcgaaacctcgtaataaccgtgttctttatagagggagtatactgtactttgtattgcctcccctagcctctataactgcaTGTACACGTCGGCttatgctgtctatgaggttacgaatatcatcttgctggatgttttgccattcccCTTCTAGAGCCAAACGAAGTTAgtaattgaggctggtgcgacttcgcgacctctaatatttttaccaagcatgtcccaaacgtgctctattgggttcagatctggtGAACACGCTGgtcagttcattttattaataccaacttcctctaaatattgcgtgataCACATTGCAAAGTGGGGTCGCGCATTAttttgcattaatagaaaatcatcgccgatatattgagaaaaggtaatacgtgattcgctaaaatttactaaatataccggtgtgcagtcaacgaaccctcaataaataccaattcagtgtgtGCCTCTCGGGATATCCCTGCCCATAGCACATACCATCACCGAACGCCCTCCATGGCTAACGCagggactgaaagcgcactccaTCTCTCTCTATTTCGACGtcatactcgttctctcccatctgatgagtgaagacagtatctcgactcatccgtaaaaagaacattactccat is a genomic window containing:
- the LOC140431852 gene encoding uncharacterized protein encodes the protein MRVQAMSRMKSYYIQRCAVRPRNVDYIFANLFPKHFEELSLDMNELMADAKIYSNEMLEYLVPVEDQERPTVLEDIASLGHLNDIELRPNLKRRHSEETEGPANKIAKEVHEDEDAWLKRMLDITRGLTGRKNCEVTSSKSLPIENNSSTDDINELKAKLLVAEDELRKKNYELERKNLEISYLKELHAKELEIENVKRALDARNVENKN